A single window of Culicoides brevitarsis isolate CSIRO-B50_1 chromosome 3, AGI_CSIRO_Cbre_v1, whole genome shotgun sequence DNA harbors:
- the LOC134835525 gene encoding excitatory amino acid transporter 3-like has product MASIESLRTYLQRKSIFIVHPQVREHLLMLLTVIGIVVGLIISTIIRYTEMHRQSDRELMYLLYPGEIYINMLKSLILPLIISSLISAVGRMDLSLSRRIGVQAIAYYMLTTVMAVTLGIILVTTIKPGSRMHEKLVAVEVHTKNMTLTDTFLDLVR; this is encoded by the coding sequence atggCGTCGATTGAATCCTTGAGAACGTATTTGCAAAGAAAATCCATCTTCATTGTCCATCCTCAAGTAAGGGAACATTTGTTAATGCTCTTGACTGTCATTGGAATCGTCGTGGGTTTAATAATCTCGACAATAATTCGTTATACGGAGATGCATCGTCAATCAGATAGAGAACTCATGTATTTGTTATATCCGGGAGAGATTTATATCAACATGCTTAAATCTTTGATCCTGCCATTGATTATTTCTTCATTGATATCAGCTGTTGGAAGGATGGATTTGTCATTATCGAGAAGAATTGGGGTTCAAGCGATTGCTTATTATATGTTGACAACTGTGATGGCAGTAACGTTGGGAATTATTTTAGTGACAACGATAAAGCCGGGCTCGAGGATGCACGAAAAGTTGGTTGCTGTTGAGGTTCATACGAAAAATATGACTTTGACGGATACGTTTTTGGATCTCGTAAGGTAA
- the LOC134833482 gene encoding excitatory amino acid transporter 1-like: MKLMKVKKLKLSPVWRENLLTILTVSGVILGIVLGLIVRFTTDKWTEREISYIYFIGDIFLRMLKALILPLIVSSLISAVGNLDLSLSGKIGSRAVGYYLLTTVMAVVLGIILVTTIQPGNRIGETDIETANSKGRNITITDTLLDLVRNMFPPNVVQACIQQYQTLLKPPSENPAESDLAKWDIKHEYIDQMNILGLVICAIVFGIALSSTKNETKSVLNFVVEFSHVIMKITGWVIWLSPIGIIFLIMSKMLEMEDLGTLFGSLGLYTITVAGGILFHGFVVLPLIFFVLTRENPYVFISKMGKALATAFGTSSSSATLPVTMQCLEENAKVDPRVSRFVIPIGATINMDGTALYEAVAAIFIAQLRGRALSFGNIIAISITATAASIGAAGIPQAGLVTLVMVLDTIGLPAADVSLIVAVDWLLDRFRTLVNVLGDSYGAKIIEHYSKSELKRHSMEQLPTANGNTDTKVAVPEVQMHIDDTRM; encoded by the exons ATGAAGTTGATGAAAGTGAAAAAGTTGAAGTTAAGCCCCGTGTGGCGAGAAAATCTCCTGACAATACTTACAGTTTCGGGAGTCATCCTGGGCATCGTTTTGGGATTAATTGTTCGTTTCACGACAGATAAATGGACCGAACGGGAGATTTCCTACATTTACTTCATCGGAGATATTTTCCTTCGTATGCTGAAGGCATTAATTTTGCCTTTGATCGTTTCTTCGTTGATATCAGCTGTGGGAAATTTGGATTTGTCTCTTTCCGGAAAGATTGGAAGTCGAGCTGTCGGTTATTATTTGTTGACAACAGTTATGGCAGTTGTTTTGGGCATCATTTTGGTAACCACAATCCAACCGGGTAACAGAATTGGCGAAACTGACATCGAAACAGCGAACAGTAAAGGAAGAAATATCACAATTACTGACACGTTACTTGATCTTGTGAg AAACATGTTTCCTCCAAATGTCGTTCAAGCCTGCATCCAACAATACCAAACGTTACTCAAACCACCTTCAGAGAATCCCGCCGAATCTGATTTAGCAAAATGGGACATCAAACACGAATACATTGACCAAATGAACATTTTAGGTCTTGTCATTTGCGCCATCGTTTTCGGTATCGCCCTCAGCAGCACAAAGAACGAAACGAAGAGCGTCTTGAACTTTGTCGTCGAATTCAGTCATGTCATCATGAAGATCACAGGTTGGGTTATTTGGTTATCGCCAATCGGTATCATCTTCCTCATAATGAGCAAAATGTTGGAAATGGAGGATTTGGGAACACTTTTTGGTAGTTTGGGTCTTTACACGATAACCGTTGCTGGAGGCATTTTATTTCATGGATTTGTCGTTTTACCCTTGATTTTCTTCGTGTTGACACGTGAAAACCCCTATGTATTTATCTCGAAGATGGGAAAAGCTCTTGCCACGGCTTTTGGAACGTCAAGTAGCTCAGCTACGTTGCCCGTGACGATGCAATGTTTGGAGGAAAATGCTAAAGTTGATCCTCGAGTATCGAGATTTGTTATTCCGATTGGGGCGACAATTAATATGGATGGCACGGCATTGTATGAGGCAGTTGCTGCGATCTTTATTGCTCAGTTGAGAGGAAGAGCATTGTCTTTTGGAAACATTATTGCTATCAGTATTACTGCGACAGCTgcaag tattgGAGCTGCTGGCATCCCACAAGCAGGTCTTGTGACATTAGTAATGGTTCTCGATACAATTGGTCTTCCAGCTGCTGATGTTTCTCTCATCGTTGCTGTTGATTGGTtact tGATCGATTCCGTACTTTGGTAAATGTCCTTGGAGATTCGTATGGCGCAAAGATCATTGAACATTACAGCAAATCAGAGTTGAAAAGACACTCGATGGAACAACTGCCAACTGCAAATGGAAATACTGATACGAAAGTTGCTGTTCCCGAGGTTCAGATGCACATTGATGACACAAGGATGTAA